A genomic segment from Candidatus Brocadia sinica JPN1 encodes:
- a CDS encoding tetratricopeptide repeat protein produces MKKNLSFKILLIAYSFLTVFTFSLVQGDESINTPFDVHEKLDAEKRNLEKLQMQLQILETGKDENEQDQNVQFQIGELIKSKSIGQTPIVINPNENIVLTKELGEYGVPVYSIDATQVKIADVLQALSASLGKSIIVDDEVDLSNLSSYVNISIQKSPVQDILEMVLGMRGLEFVQNEDSIFVTSLAKLNVDTAFEYYRDKSIHLYQKAQIKYPNDRRVVKAYFELGNYYYELGFNFLALQEYQIIVGKYRESPQAKESLFKIGRCYDSLKDPESARRAYFQFMYSYPKDPLVGDALLSVGDSLAEQGLYHKALDVYEKIIREFATEDTVTTRAQFNMAKTYVQMGDYRKAIQLFLKTRWKYYSDQMSAEIEYQIGNCLYLLNEYQDAGNVFGNFLMNQKGEEFVENVSYLLGDCFYKQDNYLGAFQIFRKTVEAYPKSKKIPYGMYCMGKSLKAMSMPESAIKTFREGIQGYPDDDYASKMLFEIGKCYFDKGDYWLAYNAFDSFVRQYPHSELAAEGMIGMSDALLHDKKYTEAINSYIELLKTSNEKKIRQYAYNRIGECYRDMGKLEQAIKAYRMSLGSSEDTIQETWDINDSSGTKTCNVEHM; encoded by the coding sequence ATGAAGAAAAATTTGTCTTTTAAGATATTGTTAATTGCCTACAGTTTTCTGACAGTATTTACCTTTTCTCTTGTACAGGGGGATGAAAGCATAAATACTCCATTTGATGTCCATGAGAAATTAGACGCTGAGAAGCGTAATTTGGAAAAGCTTCAGATGCAGTTGCAAATACTCGAAACAGGCAAAGACGAGAATGAACAGGATCAAAATGTTCAGTTTCAAATTGGCGAACTGATCAAAAGTAAATCAATAGGCCAGACTCCAATCGTGATTAATCCGAATGAGAATATTGTGTTAACAAAAGAACTAGGGGAGTATGGTGTCCCTGTGTATTCAATTGATGCAACTCAAGTAAAGATAGCAGACGTGTTGCAGGCATTATCAGCCAGTTTAGGCAAGAGTATTATTGTGGACGATGAAGTAGACCTTTCCAACTTATCTTCTTATGTAAATATTTCAATTCAGAAAAGTCCTGTACAAGATATATTAGAGATGGTACTGGGAATGCGAGGTTTGGAATTTGTTCAAAATGAAGATTCCATATTTGTTACCTCTTTGGCGAAACTCAATGTCGACACGGCCTTTGAGTATTATAGGGATAAGAGCATCCATCTGTATCAAAAGGCACAGATAAAATATCCTAATGATCGTAGGGTTGTAAAGGCATATTTCGAATTAGGGAATTATTATTATGAACTGGGTTTTAATTTTCTTGCATTACAAGAATACCAGATTATCGTGGGAAAATATAGAGAAAGTCCCCAGGCCAAGGAGTCGTTATTCAAAATAGGCCGTTGCTATGACAGTTTAAAGGATCCGGAAAGTGCAAGGCGGGCATATTTCCAATTTATGTATAGTTATCCAAAAGATCCCTTAGTTGGTGATGCACTCTTGTCCGTAGGAGACTCTCTGGCGGAACAAGGTCTTTATCATAAAGCATTAGATGTCTATGAAAAGATTATTCGCGAGTTTGCCACTGAAGATACTGTCACCACCAGAGCTCAATTTAATATGGCAAAAACATACGTCCAGATGGGAGATTATAGAAAAGCAATACAATTGTTTTTAAAGACGAGATGGAAATATTATTCAGATCAAATGAGTGCGGAAATTGAATATCAAATTGGCAATTGTCTATATTTATTGAATGAATATCAGGATGCTGGAAATGTTTTCGGTAATTTTTTAATGAACCAGAAGGGAGAAGAATTTGTAGAAAATGTCAGTTATTTGCTTGGTGATTGTTTTTACAAACAGGACAATTACCTGGGTGCATTTCAAATATTCAGAAAAACAGTTGAGGCTTATCCTAAAAGCAAAAAGATTCCCTACGGAATGTATTGTATGGGAAAAAGCTTAAAAGCAATGAGTATGCCGGAGTCTGCAATAAAGACATTTCGCGAGGGAATACAAGGATATCCCGATGATGATTATGCCAGTAAAATGTTATTCGAAATAGGAAAGTGCTATTTTGATAAAGGGGATTATTGGCTGGCATATAATGCATTTGATAGTTTCGTGAGACAGTATCCTCACAGTGAACTGGCCGCTGAAGGTATGATTGGGATGTCTGATGCGCTTCTGCATGACAAAAAATATACAGAAGCAATAAACAGTTATATTGAGTTATTAAAAACGAGTAATGAAAAAAAGATACGACAATATGCATATAATCGTATAGGTGAGTGTTATAGAGATATGGGAAAGTTGGAACAGGCAATAAAGGCATACCGGATGAGTTTAGGCAGTAGCGAAGATACCATTCAGGAGACGTGGGATATAAATGATTCCTCAGGTACAAAGACCTGTAATGTGGAACATATGTAG
- a CDS encoding tetratricopeptide repeat protein translates to MIEKDNVKNSEIDVKKENESISISGSNGLINDRLQPNEKSAIVGTSSVLATIYSSKDSSIQNSNPTGQLSVKNPEVDINNDLNQRLSKVIGNVSIFDLAECFYKLCEYDNALQTYKLLTPDDISLDQYIWSQYQIANCYRNIKKLDVALGEYQRFVNQYPGSDLIEQAKWYIEDIHWWKSWYEKNTLTNNPLLAASDGHESR, encoded by the coding sequence GTGATAGAAAAAGACAATGTTAAAAATTCTGAAATAGACGTGAAAAAGGAGAACGAATCGATATCTATTTCGGGCAGTAATGGTCTTATTAATGACCGCTTGCAGCCCAATGAGAAGTCTGCGATAGTTGGTACATCCTCAGTATTGGCAACAATATATTCATCAAAAGATTCGAGCATACAAAACAGTAACCCGACAGGTCAGCTATCCGTTAAAAATCCGGAAGTGGATATAAATAATGACTTAAATCAACGGTTATCGAAGGTGATTGGGAATGTGAGTATATTTGATCTTGCAGAGTGTTTTTATAAATTATGTGAGTATGATAATGCATTGCAGACGTATAAATTACTTACTCCGGATGATATCTCTTTGGATCAGTATATTTGGTCTCAATACCAGATCGCAAATTGTTATAGGAACATAAAAAAACTCGACGTTGCCTTGGGTGAATATCAGCGTTTTGTTAATCAATACCCTGGCAGTGATCTGATAGAACAGGCAAAGTGGTATATAGAAGATATTCATTGGTGGAAGTCCTGGTATGAGAAGAATACTTTGACCAATAATCCATTACTTGCGGCATCAGACGGCCACGAATCGAGATAA